A genome region from Blautia coccoides includes the following:
- a CDS encoding 2-isopropylmalate synthase: MINRAVRMNYHTNLLELEEHMYPLVDVQTPNVFHNLFPYTEVPKIAFNDRIVPHHMPDDIWITDTTFRDGQQSRAPYSTEQIVTIFDYLHKLGGPNGRIRQSEFFLYSKKDRDAVYKCLERGYKFPEVTSWIRASKKDFELVKDIGLKETGILVSCSDYHIFYKMKMTRKQAMEHYLSVIRECLETGISPRCHLEDITRADIYGYVIPFCLELNKLMEEYSIPIKVRCCDTMGYGVNYPGAVIPRSIPGIIYGILTHAGIPSELIEFHGHNDFYKAVSNSTTAWLYGASGVNCSLFGIGERTGNTPLEAMVFEYAQIKGSLDGMDTRVITELAEYYEKEIGYKVPSTTPFVGSAFNVTRAGIHADGLLKNEEIYNIFDTDKFLGRPPQVAVSNTSGLAGIAHWINNHYRLAGDKQVQKNSELVQMVKAWVDAQYEEGRVTVLTDEELISVIEESCTRLNITL; the protein is encoded by the coding sequence ATGATAAACAGAGCTGTCAGAATGAATTACCATACAAATTTACTGGAACTGGAAGAGCATATGTATCCGCTGGTGGATGTGCAGACCCCCAATGTGTTTCACAATCTTTTTCCCTACACAGAGGTACCGAAGATCGCGTTTAACGACAGGATCGTGCCCCACCATATGCCGGATGACATCTGGATCACCGACACCACGTTCCGTGACGGGCAGCAGTCAAGGGCTCCTTACAGCACAGAACAGATTGTAACTATCTTCGATTACTTACACAAATTAGGCGGTCCAAACGGCAGGATCCGTCAGAGTGAATTTTTCCTCTACAGCAAAAAAGACAGAGATGCCGTATATAAATGTCTGGAACGAGGATATAAATTCCCGGAAGTCACAAGCTGGATCCGCGCCAGCAAAAAGGATTTTGAGCTTGTAAAGGACATCGGACTGAAAGAGACAGGTATCCTGGTAAGCTGTTCGGATTACCACATTTTCTATAAAATGAAAATGACAAGAAAACAGGCCATGGAGCACTATTTAAGCGTGATCCGGGAATGCCTGGAGACAGGGATCAGCCCCAGATGTCATCTGGAGGATATTACCAGAGCGGATATCTACGGCTATGTGATCCCGTTCTGCCTGGAACTGAATAAATTGATGGAAGAGTATTCCATACCCATCAAGGTGCGCTGCTGCGATACTATGGGTTATGGGGTGAACTATCCCGGTGCCGTGATCCCGCGTTCCATTCCGGGTATCATCTATGGAATCCTGACACATGCCGGAATTCCCTCAGAACTGATCGAGTTCCACGGCCACAACGATTTTTATAAGGCTGTGAGCAACTCCACCACCGCATGGCTCTATGGCGCAAGTGGTGTAAACTGCTCCCTGTTCGGTATTGGCGAGAGAACAGGTAATACACCTCTTGAAGCAATGGTGTTTGAGTATGCACAGATCAAAGGATCTCTGGACGGTATGGACACAAGGGTTATCACAGAGCTTGCAGAATACTACGAAAAAGAGATCGGATATAAGGTTCCGTCAACTACGCCATTTGTGGGAAGCGCTTTCAATGTGACGAGAGCCGGTATCCATGCAGACGGCCTGCTGAAGAACGAAGAGATTTACAATATCTTTGACACAGATAAGTTCCTGGGCCGTCCCCCTCAGGTGGCTGTCTCCAACACCTCTGGTCTGGCAGGCATTGCCCACTGGATCAACAATCACTACCGTCTGGCCGGTGACAAACAGGTGCAGAAGAACAGTGAACTGGTACAGATGGTAAAGGCCTGGGTAGATGCCCAGTATGAGGAGGGACGCGTTACGGTCCTGACAGATGAGGAACTGATATCTGTCATTGAGGAGAGCTGCACAAGGCTGAACATAACTTTATAA
- a CDS encoding GntR family transcriptional regulator, translated as MAVREKSLRGQVFDKIRSDILKGRYQQGDELVECTIGKELGVSRTPVREAIRQLELEGLVRLVPNKGAFVNGISARDVTDIYLIRSRLEGLCARMAVENITPEQLEAMEEAIVLSDYHAKKEHYEQVCEMDGKFHKLLYEASGSRMLSHTLSDFHQYVQRVRQVSIMNRMRLNKSGNEHTEILEAIKNKDADLAEQVAARHIFNTVENLKHYDLEEILREEYGKENNNNGKN; from the coding sequence ATGGCAGTTAGAGAAAAGTCCCTGCGGGGCCAGGTGTTTGACAAGATCCGCTCAGATATTCTGAAAGGCCGTTACCAGCAGGGAGACGAACTGGTGGAATGTACCATAGGAAAAGAATTGGGAGTCAGCAGAACTCCGGTGCGGGAGGCCATACGGCAGCTCGAACTGGAGGGGCTGGTGCGCCTGGTTCCAAACAAAGGCGCCTTTGTCAACGGAATATCCGCAAGGGATGTAACGGATATTTATTTGATCCGTTCCCGGCTGGAAGGGCTCTGTGCCCGGATGGCCGTGGAAAATATAACACCGGAACAGCTGGAAGCCATGGAGGAAGCCATCGTATTGTCAGACTACCACGCGAAAAAAGAACATTATGAGCAGGTCTGTGAGATGGACGGCAAATTCCACAAGCTTCTATACGAAGCCTCCGGCAGCCGGATGCTTTCCCACACACTGTCTGATTTCCATCAGTATGTACAGCGTGTGCGGCAGGTATCCATCATGAACCGTATGCGTCTGAACAAATCAGGCAATGAGCATACGGAAATATTGGAAGCCATAAAAAACAAGGATGCAGATTTGGCGGAACAGGTGGCGGCGAGGCATATTTTTAATACGGTTGAGAATCTGAAACATTATGATCTGGAAGAAATTCTGCGGGAAGAATACGGAAAGGAGAATAACAACAATGGAAAGAATTAA
- a CDS encoding NADP-dependent isocitrate dehydrogenase, which yields MERIKMTTPLVEMDGDEMTRILWKMIKEDLLEPYVELNTEYYDLGLEYRNETNDQVTVDAANATKKYKVAVKCATITPNAARMDEYHLKEMYKSPNGTIRSMLDGTVFRAPIVVKGIEPCVKNWKKPITLARHAYGDVYKNTEMVIPGPGKVELVYTSADGTETRELVHNFKGAGVAQGMHNLNDSIESFARSCFEYALSTKQDVWFSTKDTISKKYDHTFKDIFQDIYDKEYKEAFEKAGITYFYTLIDDAVARVMKAEGGFIWACKNYDGDVMSDMVSSAFGSLAMMTSVLVSPHGYFEYEAAHGTVQRHYYKHLKGEETSTNSVATIFAWSGALRKRGELDNNSSLCRFADLLEKATLTAIENGQMTKDLALITSHQDPTVLNSREFILAVRKNLESLYE from the coding sequence ATGGAAAGAATTAAGATGACAACACCTTTAGTGGAGATGGATGGAGACGAGATGACACGAATCCTCTGGAAAATGATCAAAGAGGATTTGCTGGAGCCCTATGTGGAACTCAATACAGAGTATTATGACTTGGGCCTGGAATACAGAAATGAGACAAATGACCAGGTTACCGTGGATGCGGCCAATGCCACAAAGAAGTATAAGGTAGCCGTTAAATGTGCAACTATCACGCCCAATGCGGCGCGTATGGATGAGTACCACTTAAAAGAAATGTATAAAAGCCCCAATGGCACCATCCGTTCCATGCTGGACGGTACCGTCTTCCGTGCTCCTATTGTAGTAAAGGGGATTGAACCCTGTGTAAAAAACTGGAAGAAACCCATCACTCTGGCAAGACATGCCTATGGAGATGTCTATAAAAATACGGAGATGGTCATTCCGGGACCGGGAAAAGTGGAGCTGGTTTATACCTCCGCTGACGGCACGGAAACAAGGGAACTGGTGCACAATTTCAAAGGTGCCGGTGTGGCACAGGGGATGCACAACTTAAATGATTCGATTGAAAGTTTTGCGAGAAGCTGTTTTGAGTATGCGCTCTCCACAAAACAGGATGTATGGTTTTCCACCAAGGATACCATCTCCAAAAAGTATGACCATACCTTTAAGGATATTTTCCAGGATATTTACGATAAGGAATACAAAGAAGCTTTTGAGAAGGCCGGCATTACATATTTCTATACACTGATCGACGATGCCGTGGCACGTGTGATGAAAGCAGAGGGCGGTTTTATCTGGGCCTGCAAGAACTATGACGGGGATGTTATGAGTGATATGGTATCCTCTGCCTTCGGTTCTCTGGCCATGATGACTTCTGTTCTGGTATCTCCCCACGGATATTTTGAATATGAAGCAGCACACGGAACCGTGCAGCGCCACTATTACAAGCATCTGAAAGGTGAGGAAACTTCCACGAACTCCGTGGCAACTATTTTTGCCTGGTCCGGCGCGCTCAGAAAGAGGGGCGAACTGGACAACAACAGCAGTCTGTGCCGGTTTGCAGACCTTCTGGAAAAGGCTACGCTTACCGCGATCGAAAACGGCCAAATGACAAAAGATCTGGCGCTCATCACATCGCATCAGGATCCCACTGTGCTCAACAGCCGCGAATTTATCCTGGCTGTCAGAAAAAACCTGGAATCCTTGTACGAATAG
- a CDS encoding CPBP family intramembrane glutamic endopeptidase, with amino-acid sequence MINLFKNRYGLLRSGWIVLISIFLYYFLIYVTGDLCVYLLSTILMMTGNLNDTTGYVSPLAETLYHALPLALQILMEIVTILLSLGIWKILKYQLKDLGLRDFKTGFKKDGVIGLLLGFGMCTLIFMILLLTDSVRIDSVNLTLSPSWIGLIPTVLLVGFAEELFCRGLLMSVLRRSQNKYLIMLLPSVIFGAIHIISPNVTAMSLINIILIGFVLSYMYYRSGSLWMCIGFHITWNLFQSIIYGMPVSGLNFNSLMTTHYPTANLLNGGAFGIEGGILTTAANVLLLVFLFFYYRTSTFRFLEDPHIGTP; translated from the coding sequence ATGATAAACCTATTTAAAAACCGTTATGGACTCCTTCGCTCCGGCTGGATTGTTTTGATCAGTATATTTTTGTATTATTTTCTCATATATGTGACGGGTGACTTGTGCGTGTATTTATTAAGCACGATCTTAATGATGACCGGCAACCTTAATGACACCACAGGATACGTGAGTCCACTTGCTGAAACGCTGTATCATGCACTGCCTCTTGCACTGCAGATATTAATGGAGATCGTAACCATTCTCCTGTCATTAGGTATTTGGAAAATTTTGAAGTACCAGTTGAAAGATTTAGGTCTTAGAGATTTTAAGACCGGATTTAAAAAGGATGGCGTTATTGGTCTGCTGCTTGGATTCGGAATGTGTACCTTGATATTTATGATCCTGCTTCTGACAGACAGCGTCCGTATTGATTCTGTCAATCTGACGCTGTCTCCTTCCTGGATCGGCTTGATCCCCACCGTACTGCTGGTTGGTTTTGCGGAAGAGCTGTTTTGCCGGGGACTGCTTATGTCCGTACTGCGCAGGTCCCAAAACAAATACCTTATCATGCTGCTGCCTTCCGTGATCTTTGGTGCGATTCATATTATCAGCCCAAATGTAACGGCTATGTCCTTGATCAACATTATTCTGATTGGCTTTGTGTTATCTTACATGTATTACAGATCCGGCAGTCTGTGGATGTGCATAGGTTTCCACATTACATGGAACCTGTTTCAATCCATTATTTATGGGATGCCGGTCAGCGGTTTGAATTTCAACAGCCTTATGACCACCCATTATCCAACTGCAAATCTGTTGAACGGAGGCGCTTTCGGTATCGAAGGCGGGATTCTTACAACGGCTGCAAATGTGCTGCTGTTGGTGTTTCTCTTCTTTTATTACAGAACTTCCACTTTCCGGTTTTTGGAAGACCCGCATATAGGAACTCCGTAG
- a CDS encoding TetR/AcrR family transcriptional regulator, with translation MEDKLSSLSEEKKNAIVNAALEVFGTCEYKRASTDLIAAKAGISKGLLFYYFKNKKELYMYLFEYVFEKVGSRLLDSHFFEITDFFELLAYTTEKKARILSDFPYLMEYSVRAFFTSGEDVSEEMNSFMKNQIANMFEDYFKNVDMTKFREDAEPREILHMLLWLTDGYMHQRMFCTDTVDADLLMQQFRKWSEMLKRIAYKEEYLTEMVGRRQEI, from the coding sequence ATGGAGGACAAACTTAGCAGTCTTTCGGAGGAAAAAAAGAATGCGATCGTCAATGCGGCACTGGAGGTTTTCGGCACCTGTGAATATAAACGTGCATCAACAGATTTGATCGCCGCCAAAGCCGGAATCTCAAAGGGACTGCTGTTTTATTATTTTAAGAACAAAAAAGAGCTGTATATGTATCTGTTTGAGTACGTCTTTGAAAAGGTGGGTTCACGTCTTTTGGATTCGCATTTTTTTGAAATCACGGATTTCTTCGAGTTGTTGGCTTACACAACCGAAAAGAAAGCCCGCATTCTCTCTGATTTTCCCTATCTTATGGAATACAGCGTCCGGGCATTTTTTACATCCGGGGAGGATGTATCGGAGGAAATGAATTCCTTTATGAAAAACCAGATTGCAAATATGTTTGAGGACTATTTCAAAAATGTAGATATGACAAAGTTCCGGGAGGATGCAGAACCCAGGGAAATCCTGCATATGCTTCTCTGGCTTACAGACGGATATATGCATCAGAGAATGTTCTGTACCGATACGGTGGATGCGGATTTATTGATGCAGCAATTCAGAAAATGGTCAGAAATGCTGAAGCGGATCGCATACAAAGAGGAGTATCTGACAGAAATGGTTGGAAGGAGGCAAGAAATATGA
- a CDS encoding ABC transporter ATP-binding protein, with protein MNVIEISHITKDYGQNRGVFDVSFSVKQGEVLGFLGPNGAGKTTTIRQIMGFIKPDSGSLSILDMDCFKESDKIQTSLGYLPGEIAFIDSMTGMEFIRFVAKMKKMRDLGRAQELMKMFELNPSGKLKKMSKGMKQKIGIVCAFMNPLASILILDEPTSGLDPLMQNRFVELILSEKKKGKTILMSSHMFEEIERTCDRAAIIRDGRLVAVEEIERLKEGRQKVIEITFREPAMAEAFAGAFPEASYQAGEKAVTAKVGKNIDLFLKKASAYTITDLDVRTQSLEEFFMHFYGEEAARS; from the coding sequence ATGAACGTAATAGAGATCAGCCATATAACAAAAGACTATGGACAGAACCGCGGTGTTTTTGACGTGAGTTTTTCGGTGAAACAAGGAGAGGTGCTTGGATTTTTAGGTCCAAACGGAGCAGGAAAGACCACAACGATCCGTCAGATCATGGGCTTTATCAAGCCTGACAGCGGCAGCCTGTCTATCCTGGATATGGATTGTTTTAAGGAGTCGGATAAGATCCAGACATCCCTTGGATATCTTCCCGGAGAGATTGCATTTATTGACTCCATGACAGGAATGGAATTTATCCGTTTTGTGGCAAAGATGAAGAAAATGAGAGATTTGGGCCGGGCTCAGGAACTAATGAAAATGTTTGAACTGAATCCCTCCGGCAAGCTGAAGAAAATGTCAAAAGGCATGAAGCAGAAGATAGGGATTGTCTGTGCATTCATGAATCCGCTGGCGAGCATCCTGATCCTGGATGAGCCCACCAGCGGACTGGACCCTTTGATGCAGAACCGGTTTGTAGAACTGATCCTTTCGGAGAAGAAAAAAGGAAAAACCATACTTATGTCTTCCCATATGTTTGAGGAGATTGAACGAACCTGTGACCGTGCCGCGATCATCCGTGACGGTCGCCTGGTTGCAGTGGAGGAGATAGAAAGATTAAAAGAGGGTAGGCAGAAAGTGATAGAGATCACTTTCCGGGAGCCGGCTATGGCGGAAGCGTTCGCTGGCGCATTTCCTGAGGCCTCTTATCAGGCAGGGGAAAAAGCAGTGACTGCCAAAGTGGGAAAAAATATTGATCTTTTCCTGAAAAAGGCCAGCGCGTATACGATCACAGATTTAGATGTGCGCACACAGAGTCTGGAAGAGTTTTTCATGCATTTTTACGGAGAGGAGGCAGCACGATCATGA
- a CDS encoding ABC transporter permease subunit → MNATLFKKEIKSNWLLLVIFLAVLSVYGSMITMMFNPEMGDSLKMMADSMPDLFAAFGMADVGQTLLEFVSGYLYGMLYVAFPAVFIIILSNRLAARYVDNGSMAYLLAVPAKRWKIMMTQCVFMLVSLLVIVIYVTCLVLVVSEVLFPGEMETAAFIRINVGLLGILVFFGGACFCASCFSNESKISSAVSTAVVVYSILIQMISQVGDKFEKIKYATPMTLFDIEGLSAGDGKAWIMCGILYIAGILFMGIGIVRFSKRDLPL, encoded by the coding sequence ATGAATGCTACGTTATTTAAAAAAGAGATCAAATCAAACTGGCTGCTGCTCGTCATCTTTCTTGCAGTCCTCAGTGTCTATGGCAGTATGATCACTATGATGTTCAATCCTGAAATGGGAGACAGCCTGAAAATGATGGCTGACAGCATGCCGGATCTGTTCGCGGCATTTGGCATGGCTGATGTGGGCCAGACATTGCTGGAATTTGTATCGGGATACCTGTACGGAATGCTGTATGTGGCTTTCCCGGCGGTATTCATCATAATTCTCTCAAACAGACTGGCAGCAAGATACGTGGACAACGGCTCCATGGCTTACCTGTTGGCGGTACCTGCCAAACGCTGGAAGATCATGATGACACAGTGCGTTTTCATGCTGGTGTCCCTGCTTGTCATTGTCATTTATGTGACCTGCCTGGTATTGGTTGTCAGTGAAGTGCTTTTTCCAGGTGAAATGGAGACAGCGGCATTTATTCGGATCAATGTGGGCCTGCTGGGGATCCTTGTGTTTTTCGGAGGCGCATGTTTCTGCGCGTCCTGCTTCAGCAATGAGTCAAAAATCTCCTCCGCAGTTAGTACGGCAGTGGTGGTATATTCCATTCTCATACAGATGATATCACAGGTGGGGGATAAGTTCGAGAAAATAAAATATGCCACGCCTATGACCCTGTTTGACATTGAAGGACTCAGCGCAGGAGACGGGAAAGCGTGGATAATGTGCGGAATACTGTATATAGCGGGTATTCTCTTCATGGGGATCGGGATCGTACGGTTCAGCAAACGGGACCTGCCCTTATAA
- a CDS encoding ABC-F family ATP-binding cassette domain-containing protein: protein MILACQNIEKSFGGINLIHDASFHIEEREKAALVGINGAGKSTMLRIIMQEIPADSGEIILSRGKSIGYLAQHQELDSALTIYDSLLQVKQHILDMELHMREIEKQMKHASGEELERLMETYSRLTHEFEMENGYAYKSELVGVLKGLGFPESDFEKEISTLSGGQKTRVALGRLLLSKPDIILLDEPTNHLDMDSISWLETYLLNYPGAVLIVSHDRYFLDRIVTKVIDIDNGKVSTFTGNYSAYSEKKAQLRRDAYQAYLNQQQEIKHQEEVIAKLKQFNREKSIRRAESREKMLDKIDVLEKPAEVNASMRIYLKPRVESGTDVLAVEHLTKSFPSLPLFSDLNFSIKRGERVAIIGNNGTGKTTILKILNELVPADAGVFHLGSKVHIGYYDQEHHVLHMEKTIFEEISDDFPKLTNTEIRNLLAAFLFTGDDVFKKISSLSGGERGRVSLAKLMLSEANFLILDEPTNHLDILSKEILEEALRNYTGTVLYVSHDRYFINRTATRILELTNQSMVNYIGNYDYYMEKREELTRIYAPKEAEEQAEEAVSATKLDWKQQKEEQARQRKRENELKKTEEAIERLESRDKEIECEMEKPEIAVNVAECVRLANEKAEIAEKLEELYEKWEELA from the coding sequence ATGATACTGGCATGTCAAAACATTGAAAAATCATTCGGGGGCATAAATTTGATCCATGATGCCTCCTTCCATATAGAAGAACGCGAAAAAGCCGCCCTAGTAGGCATCAACGGTGCCGGAAAATCCACCATGCTGCGCATTATCATGCAGGAGATACCTGCTGACAGCGGCGAGATCATTTTATCAAGGGGCAAGTCCATCGGTTATCTGGCCCAGCACCAGGAACTGGACAGTGCCCTTACCATCTATGACTCTCTGCTCCAGGTCAAACAGCATATTCTGGATATGGAGCTTCACATGAGAGAGATTGAAAAACAGATGAAGCACGCTTCCGGGGAAGAGCTGGAACGCCTTATGGAGACCTATTCCCGTCTGACCCATGAATTTGAAATGGAGAACGGCTACGCATATAAGAGTGAACTTGTGGGGGTTCTGAAAGGCCTTGGCTTTCCTGAAAGTGACTTTGAAAAAGAAATCTCCACTCTGTCGGGAGGACAGAAAACACGGGTTGCCCTAGGTCGTCTTCTCCTGTCAAAGCCGGATATCATTCTTCTGGACGAGCCTACTAACCATCTGGATATGGATTCTATCTCCTGGCTGGAGACCTATCTGCTGAACTATCCGGGAGCTGTGCTGATCGTCTCCCATGACCGGTATTTTCTGGACAGGATCGTGACAAAGGTCATTGACATTGACAACGGGAAAGTCAGCACCTTTACAGGGAATTATTCTGCCTACAGCGAGAAAAAGGCACAGCTTCGCAGGGACGCTTATCAGGCCTATCTCAATCAACAGCAGGAGATCAAACATCAGGAAGAAGTCATTGCCAAGCTGAAACAGTTCAACCGGGAAAAGTCCATCAGACGGGCAGAGAGCCGGGAGAAAATGCTGGATAAGATCGATGTTTTGGAAAAGCCCGCAGAGGTGAACGCCTCCATGCGCATTTATCTGAAACCTCGTGTGGAGAGCGGTACAGATGTGCTTGCCGTGGAACATCTCACCAAATCTTTCCCCTCACTCCCGCTGTTCTCTGATCTGAACTTTTCCATCAAGCGGGGTGAGCGGGTGGCCATCATCGGAAACAACGGAACCGGAAAAACCACTATCCTTAAAATTTTAAATGAACTGGTTCCCGCTGATGCCGGTGTTTTTCATCTGGGTAGCAAGGTCCATATCGGCTACTATGACCAGGAACATCACGTGCTGCATATGGAGAAAACAATATTTGAGGAAATCTCTGATGACTTTCCAAAGCTCACCAACACAGAGATCCGCAATCTGCTGGCAGCGTTTCTCTTTACCGGAGATGATGTATTTAAGAAGATATCCTCTCTGAGCGGCGGTGAGCGGGGACGTGTATCCCTGGCAAAGCTCATGCTCTCAGAAGCCAACTTTTTGATCCTGGATGAGCCGACTAACCACCTCGACATTTTGTCAAAAGAAATCTTGGAGGAGGCGCTCCGCAATTACACGGGAACTGTACTGTATGTGTCTCATGACAGGTATTTTATTAACCGGACTGCCACCAGGATCCTGGAGCTGACCAACCAAAGCATGGTAAACTATATCGGCAACTATGATTACTATATGGAAAAAAGGGAAGAACTGACCCGCATCTATGCCCCGAAAGAGGCGGAGGAACAGGCGGAAGAAGCCGTCTCCGCCACCAAATTGGACTGGAAGCAGCAGAAAGAGGAACAGGCACGTCAGAGAAAGCGTGAAAATGAACTGAAAAAGACAGAGGAAGCCATCGAACGCCTGGAAAGCAGAGACAAAGAGATCGAATGTGAGATGGAAAAGCCGGAAATTGCCGTCAATGTAGCAGAGTGTGTCCGGCTTGCCAATGAAAAAGCGGAAATAGCGGAAAAACTGGAAGAACTTTATGAAAAATGGGAAGAGCTGGCATAG
- a CDS encoding redox-sensing transcriptional repressor Rex: MDEKCISKAVIRRLPRYYRYLGELLEDGVERISSNELSSKMRVTASQIRQDLNNFGGFGQQGYGYNVQYLYTEIGKILGLDRTHNMIIIGAGNLGQALANYVQFEKRGFKVVGIFDVNPVLKGISIRGNEILMMDELPQYLKDNDVQIAALTLPKNNAEETANLLVENGIKAIWNFAHLDLEVPEDVIVENVHLSESLMRLSYNLNCYVTEHKK; this comes from the coding sequence GTGGACGAAAAATGCATATCAAAAGCAGTCATCAGAAGACTTCCCCGATATTACAGATATTTAGGAGAACTTTTGGAGGATGGAGTGGAGCGTATCTCCTCAAATGAGCTCAGCTCCAAAATGCGCGTGACAGCATCCCAGATTCGCCAGGACCTGAATAATTTCGGAGGGTTTGGGCAGCAGGGATACGGATATAATGTACAGTACCTGTACACAGAGATCGGTAAGATCCTGGGGCTTGACCGGACTCACAACATGATCATCATAGGGGCCGGTAATCTGGGACAGGCACTTGCAAATTACGTACAGTTTGAAAAGCGCGGGTTTAAAGTGGTAGGCATTTTTGATGTGAATCCGGTTCTGAAAGGCATCTCCATCCGTGGGAATGAAATCCTTATGATGGATGAGCTTCCCCAGTATCTGAAGGATAATGATGTTCAGATAGCAGCGCTTACTCTGCCGAAGAACAACGCAGAGGAGACAGCTAATCTACTGGTAGAAAACGGAATCAAGGCCATCTGGAATTTCGCACATCTGGATCTGGAGGTTCCGGAGGATGTCATTGTGGAAAATGTACACCTCTCTGAAAGCCTCATGCGATTGTCTTATAATCTGAATTGTTATGTGACGGAACATAAAAAGTAA
- a CDS encoding NAD(P)H-hydrate dehydratase — MKQIVTGGQMKLLDSYTIEKMGIPSLVLMERAALSVCQALREEEFPLEKVLVLCGTGNNGADGVAVARMLHAAGVSVDICILGKKDHYTEEMRKQVDIAENYHISFVKNAVPVEYTTIVDAVFGVGLSREVGGVYRDTIEALNRSDAKVMAVDIPSGISADTGKVLGCAVKADVTVTFAYEKAGLLFYPGASYARKIKTADIGIYMPPQNDFELSIQSCEDKDLFRIPVRKPDGNKGTFGKIFLAAGSRDISGAAYLSACAALRTGAGMIKVHTRQENRQALTTMLPEAMYSFYDDEEIEKEQILEGLAWADVIGVGPGMGTGQQAEDILYTILAEGRKPLLIDADGLNLLAGRMEVLAQYPAPVIVTPHLGEFSRISGVSVEEWKEAPLYLTKRFAHKYHLTVVCKDSRTVISDGSEEIFINTSGNSGMATAGSGDVLSGILMGLLAQGLSAIDAASLGVYFHGAAGDMAAAQKGEYSMIAGDIITQTAEILKKRGAVL, encoded by the coding sequence ATGAAACAAATCGTAACCGGCGGACAGATGAAGCTATTGGACAGTTACACCATTGAAAAAATGGGGATTCCGTCTCTGGTACTCATGGAGCGGGCTGCCCTGAGTGTCTGTCAGGCGCTTCGGGAGGAAGAATTTCCCCTGGAAAAAGTTTTGGTCCTCTGCGGTACCGGCAATAACGGCGCGGATGGCGTGGCAGTGGCACGGATGCTTCATGCGGCAGGGGTTTCCGTTGATATCTGTATACTTGGGAAAAAGGATCATTATACAGAAGAAATGAGAAAACAAGTGGATATTGCAGAAAATTATCACATATCCTTTGTCAAGAATGCCGTACCTGTTGAATATACTACTATAGTAGATGCTGTCTTTGGCGTAGGCCTGTCCAGAGAAGTGGGCGGGGTTTACAGAGACACCATCGAAGCTCTGAACCGGTCAGATGCCAAGGTCATGGCAGTGGATATTCCCTCCGGAATCAGTGCAGACACGGGAAAAGTGCTGGGCTGCGCAGTGAAAGCTGATGTGACCGTAACCTTTGCCTATGAGAAAGCAGGCCTTTTATTTTATCCGGGTGCTTCTTACGCGAGAAAGATAAAAACAGCCGATATCGGGATCTATATGCCGCCTCAGAATGATTTTGAACTGTCCATCCAAAGTTGTGAGGATAAGGATTTGTTCCGGATCCCCGTCAGAAAGCCGGATGGGAATAAGGGAACCTTCGGAAAGATATTCCTGGCTGCCGGAAGCCGTGATATCAGCGGTGCGGCATACCTCTCTGCCTGTGCAGCACTCAGGACAGGCGCGGGTATGATCAAGGTACATACCAGGCAGGAAAACAGACAGGCACTGACCACAATGCTGCCGGAGGCCATGTACAGTTTCTATGATGATGAGGAGATAGAAAAAGAACAGATCCTGGAAGGACTTGCCTGGGCTGATGTCATCGGAGTGGGGCCTGGAATGGGCACGGGACAGCAGGCGGAAGATATCCTGTACACCATTTTGGCAGAGGGCAGAAAACCTTTGCTCATCGATGCTGACGGTCTGAATCTTTTAGCGGGCAGAATGGAGGTGCTGGCCCAGTATCCGGCACCGGTCATTGTGACACCGCATCTTGGGGAGTTTAGCAGGATTTCAGGAGTGTCAGTGGAGGAGTGGAAGGAAGCCCCTCTTTATCTTACAAAGCGCTTTGCCCATAAATACCATCTGACCGTTGTGTGTAAAGATTCGCGAACGGTCATTTCCGACGGCAGTGAAGAGATCTTTATAAACACCTCCGGCAACAGCGGTATGGCAACAGCAGGAAGCGGGGATGTACTCTCGGGAATCCTTATGGGACTTCTCGCCCAAGGACTTTCCGC